From one Brachypodium distachyon strain Bd21 chromosome 4, Brachypodium_distachyon_v3.0, whole genome shotgun sequence genomic stretch:
- the LOC100845327 gene encoding probable pectinesterase/pectinesterase inhibitor 34 — MARPTSRIMLPLGLVLALLAMAPAAVVANEQMVAQICKSTPYPELCTATAGKQVGHYAASPVDALAVLNMQVDAFEKRTAAARARVGKVSAGVTPKAKEALDLCDNLYNDVIDALGAARRAIVFKDAVTIRAMMSMAAQAMQGCDEKFRQVGEKNPMTRFDQSLLNISENCRALSNKI, encoded by the coding sequence ATGGCGCGACCAACAAGCCGCATAATGCTACCGCTGGGCCTCGTGCTGGCGCTCCTGGCCATGGCCCCGGCAGCGGTGGTGGCGAACGAGCAGATGGTGGCCCAGATCTGCAAGAGCACGCCGTACCCGGAGCTGtgcacggcgacggcggggaagCAGGTGGGGCACTACGCGGCGTCCCCCGTGGACGCGCTGGCGGTGCTCAACATGCAGGTGGACGCGTTCGAGAagcgcacggcggcggcgagggcgcgcGTGGGGAAGGTGTCCGCCGGGGTGACCcccaaggccaaggaggccCTGGACCTCTGCGACAACCTCTACAACGACGTGATCGACGCCCttggcgccgcccgccgcgccatCGTCTTCAAGGACGCCGTCACCATCCGCGCCATGATGAGCATGGCGGCGCAGGCCATGCAAGGCTGCGACGAGAAGTTCAGGCAGGTGGGAGAGAAGAACCCCATGACACGCTTCGACCAGTCGCTGCTCAACATCTCCGAGAACTGCCGCGCGCTCTCCAACAAGATCTGA
- the LOC100823320 gene encoding 28 kDa ribonucleoprotein, chloroplastic gives MAAMASSSISASLRSLTAAAPASLLKPAPAPFLVLLSPTLPRQLHLRTTRTRFPLAPLAASDSFESSTAVDFAEPSADAEDTEEFTVEDEAVESVAEEVVTEEVEEVGEYVEPPEEAKVYVGNLPYDIDSERLAQLFEQAGVVEVSEVIYNRETDQSRGFGFVTMSTIEEAEKAVEMFHRYDVGGRLLTVNKAAPRGARVERPARDFGGSSFRIYVGNLPWQVDDSRLVQLFSEHGKVVDARVVYDRETGRSRGFGFVTMASQEELDDAIAALDGQSLEGRALRVNVAEERPPRRF, from the exons ATGGCGGCGATGGcgtcctcctccatctccgcTTCCCTCCGctccctcaccgccgccgccccggcctCCCTACTGAAGCCAGCCCCCGCTCCGTTCCTggtcctcctctccccgacCCTCCCCCGCCAACTCCACCTCCGCACCACCCGAACGCGCTTCCCCCTCGCcccgctcgccgcctccgactCCTTTGAGTCGTCCACCGCGGTCGACTTCGCTGAGCCGAGCGCCGATGCTGAGGATACGGAGGAGTTCACCGTGGAGGATGAGGCTGTTGAGTCGGTTGCCGAGGAGGTGGTtacggaggaggtggaggaggtcgGGGAGTACGTCgagccgccggaggaggccaAGGTGTACGTCGGGAACCTGCCCTACGACATCGACAGCGAGCGCCTCGCGCAGCTCTTCGAGCAGGCCGGCGTCGTCGAGGTCTCCGAG GTCATTTACAACAGAGAAACAGACCAAAGCCGTGGATTCGGGTTTGTGACCATGAGTACTATTGAGGAGGCTGAGAAGGCTGTGGAGATGTTCCATCGCTAT GATGTGGGTGGGAGGCTGTTGACTGTAAACAAGGCAGCTCCTAGAGGTGCCCGGGTGGAAAGACCTGCCCGTGACTTTGGTGGGTCTTCATTCAGGATCTATGTAGGTAATCTGCCTTGGCAAGTGGACGACTCTAGGTTGGTACAGTTGTTCAGCGAGCACGGCAAAGTGGTCGATGCCAGGGTTGTCTACGATAGGGAAACTGGGCGCTCACGAGGATTCGGTTTCGTAACAATGGCGTCGCAGGAGGAACTTGATGATGCTATTGCTGCCCTTGACGGACAG AGTTTGGAGGGGCGTGCCCTAAGAGTGAACGTTGCAGAGGAGAGGCCTCCGCGAAGGTTTTAA
- the LOC100823009 gene encoding myosin heavy chain, embryonic smooth muscle isoform yields the protein MADDEDAALSDVDEDPLPPPSSSSPSKPPSASQTQPPKSDPHHAEAQQRLLDLAAELDEERRLRRAAEEALASSETRLGRLKAFAQDALRKRDDLKAEAAASSRSLASLLAETSTASSMLSSGFERISAKASPSAPPAPLPTSQKYSSGLPALAYGVLKRANDIVDDLLSQIDAASRDRDRAREQMDQRNYQIAIEVSELEAAVASRSAESESLSKSLSEREAVISELRDKIAVLEGKLDAQRPVLAEQIGCASKLYDEVRELVMLVDADAASALPDSVFVWKETDVEESLKVSLEGTKMAYDLASMALQKVGVWRDTGKSKVRALEEKVNEMAREKEHIGVLLRSALQANTSEVLKVAEDGLREAGIEIGLNGNREHRPGSVEKDEVYTLAGALESSMKESQIKIIELQHLVEAQRAESGLLRTRMEGQEKEIGQLRKQIKLLEEKERVANESVEGLMMDVTAAEEEIKRWKMAAEEEAEAGRSIEQEFQTQILSLHKELDEAKQAMLELENKLKFKEETAAAAMAARDAAEKSLKLADTRSSRLRERLEEINRQAEESDSRMDSNSRSGHRYMCWPWQWLGLNYVRLPPAETEEASNEMELSEPLI from the exons atggccgacgacgaggacgccgCCCTCTCCGACGTCGACGAGGATCCCCtcccgcctccctcctcctcctccccctcaaAACCCCCATCCGCATCACAGACCCAACCCCCCAAATCCGACCCCCACCATGCCGAGGCCCAGCAGCGCCTGCTCGACCTGGCCGCCGAGCTggacgaggagcgccgcctccgccgcgcggcCGAGGAGGCCCTCGCCAGCTCCGAGACCCGCCTCGGCCGCCTCAAGGCCTTCGCGCAGGACGCCCTCCGCAAGCGCGACGACCTCAaggccgaggccgccgcctcgtcccgCTCGCTCGCCTCGCTCCTGGCCGAgacctccaccgcctcctccatgcTCTCCTCCGGCTTCGAGCGGATCTCCGCCAAGGCCTCCccgtccgcgccgcccgccccgctCCCCACCTCCCAGAAGTACTCCTCCGGCCTCCCCGCCCTCGCCTACGGCGTCCTCAAGCGTGccaacgacatcgtcgacgaCCTCCTCTCCCAGATCGACGCCGCCAGCCGCGACCGGGACCGCGCGCGGGAGCAGATGGACCAGCGCAACTACCAGATCGCCATCGAGGTCTCCGAGCTGGAGGCGGCCGTCGCGTCCAGGTCCGCCGAGTCCGAGTCCCTCTCCAAGTCCCTTTCAGAACGAGAGGCAGTGATCTCGGAGCTCCGCGATAAGATCGCCGTCCTCGAGGGAAAATTGGACGCTCAGAGGCCCGTACTCGCCGAGCAGATCGGGTGCGCCTCCAAGCTTTACGATGAGGTGCGCGAGCTAGTCATGCTGGTGGACGCTGACGCCGCCAGTGCGTTGCCCGATTCGGTTTTCGTGTGGAAGGAGACGGACGTGGAGGAGAGCCTCAAGGTGTCGCTAGAAGGGACCAAGATGGCGTATGACCTTGCCTCCATGGCTCTGCAGAAGGTGGGAGTATGGCGGGATACAGGGAAGAGCAAGGTGAGGGCATTGGAGGAGAAGGTGAATGAGATGGCACGGGAGAAAGAGCACATTGGGGTCCTGCTGCGAAGTGCCTTGCAGGCCAACACGAGCGAGGTGTTGAAGGTTGCTGAGGATGGGCTGAGGGAGGCTGGAATTGAGATAGGGCTCAATGGGAACAGGGAGCACAGGCCAGGGAGCGTGGAGAAGGACGAAGTCTATACGCTG GCTGGGGCATTGGAGAGCAGCATGAAGGAGTCCCAGATCAAGATCATTGAGCTGCAACATCTTGTTGAAGCACAAAG GGCGGAGTCTGGTCTACTTAGGACAAGGATGGAAGGGCAAGAAAAAGAGATTGGCCAGCTACGGAAGCAAATAAAGCTTCTGGAAGAGAAGGAAAGAGTGGCAAATGAAAGT gttgaggGTCTGATGATGGACGTAACAGCTGCTGAAGAGGAGATTAAAAGATggaagatggcagcagaggaggaagctgaAGCTGGTAGATCAATCGAACAAGAGTTTCAGACTCAG ATATTGTCCCTTCATAAGGAACTAGACGAAGCAAAACAAGCAATGCTGGAGCTAGAAAACAAGCTCAAGTTTAAGGAAGagacagcggcagcagcaatggCAGCACGCGACGCTGCAGAGAAATCACTGAAGCTAGCCGATACGAGATCTTCAAGGCTACGAGAGAGACTGGAGGAGATTAACAGGCAGGCCGAAGAGTCAGACAGCAGGATGGACTCGAATAGCCGCAGTGGCCACAGGTACATGTGCTGGCCGTGGCAATGGCTGGGGCTGAACTATGTGCGGTTACCCCCTGCCGAGACAGAGGAGGCCTCTAATGAGATGGAGCTCTCTGAACCCCTGATATAG